CTCAGCTCTCTGTGTGCTCTGAGGTAAAACACTTCCACAGACGCGTCCATTCAGCACTTACACTCAAACTACTCCCCACCTAATTAGCCTCCAACTCCTTGTCCCCTAGTGACCTGAGTGTGGTGACGTGCCATGAGTCCAACCAGGTGGGGACCAAGCTGGTGTTTGACCACAAAGGCCACACGGTGCAGCGGACTCCCCATCCCCGTCAGCCAGGCACCACAGTCAgcctgcagcagctcttctaCACCCTGCCTGTTCGGCACAAAGAGTTCCAACGCAATATAAAGAAGGTCTGTCATTAAAGGAACTTTCAGATGATTCAACGTGTTTGAGCCCATCTTCTACGTTTTacatacatttcattttttacatacatttcatttttctacGTGCAATCCCTGCTTTCAATGCGATTTAAGTATATCAATTTAAATGTTCAGAGTGATTGCTCATCCTTTAGACTTTGCATTTTTAAACCATAAATTAAACACTGGGGTGTAAGACATTTAAgggaaaaacacataaaaaacatcTAAATTCTTCTCTCAGTACACAGTATAACCTGTAATATACCTAAAGGCATTTCGTAATGTTTTTCCTTTAGTATTTTGGAATTTATCGATTGTTAAATGATTACATATGTCCTTCATCTTTGATCCTAAAGTTTCCATCGCTTTGTATTTTCAGGAGTACACCAAAATGATCCATGTCCTGCAGTCGTACTGTATCATCTCCACAGGAGTGCGCATCACCTGCTCCAACCAAAATGAGAAGGGAAAACGCAGCACGGTGCTGAGCACCAGCGGAAGCCACAGCATGAGAGACAACATCGGAGCCATATATGGACCAAAACAGGTTGGAATGTTGGTTTGACCTTTGTCTTGATCACAATGTTTAACTTCTGTGGAGGGAGTACCATGGTTTTACCAAACTGTTGCTGATGtgttattaaaacttttttgcggttttttaatatattgtacAGTAATGGGATTTCTGGAATCCCCCTTAGAAACTAAAATTGAtgggaaatgtgttttctttttttttcgatggttgtgtgtcctgcagctccagagTCTCCTCCCTTTTCATCAACTTTCACCTACAGAAAATATTATTGAAGAATATGGACTGACAGATGCAGATATTCCCAAACAGCTTTTCACGTAAGTAGCCCTATTGCATGGAAGTCCTGTGTCCTTCTCTGTGGTTTAAAAAACTAAAGCCACCaaatgtccagaacattcaggcgagggaatacgcctgggtagagcatgcaggaggaagAACATGACGTTTACATTTAGCTGCAGATatgagttgtttttgtttacagcacataaaCACCAGTATCGGATCTTGAAGCTCTTTCCAAATTTTCcatcttcttctgtgtctttAACGTGGATGGAACCTTATTGTTTCAATGAAAATCTGTATTTTGGCAGCATCACAGGGTTTGTGTCACGCGGGGATCATGGCGTCGGGAGAAgcgccacagacagacagtactTTTTCATTAACAACCGACCATGTGATCCCCTCAAGGTAATTCCAGTGCAGTGGGTTTACTGGGAAATTTAAAGGTGATAATTCCCTTATTTCTGTCTGAACTGTGGATGTCCTTCAACTTGCAGGTGACCAAAGTTGTGAATGAAGTGTATCACATGTATAACAGACATCAGTATCCATTTGTGGCCTTGAACATAGCCGTCGCCTCAGGTAAGAGAATTTAATTATATAAaagttatattttttaaatgcacagttGGCGTTTTGTACAACCTGAGTTTTGTTATTTCAGATTGTGTGGATGTGAACGTAACCCCAGACAAACGACAGATtctacttcaggaggagaagctgttgCTGGCTATACTAAAGACCTCTCTCATCAGCATGTATGAGCCTGGGGTCAATAAGATCAGTCTGAACTATATGCACATGCCCAGAACCAGTAAGAACACTGCATTACATTTTGCCCGTATATCTACAGTAATGTTCTCACATTATAGCagaataaaatcattttaaaggaTAATTCTCTGTCGACCTTTCCACcacagtgcttttattttgaaatatgttttctgTCAACTATCTGCAGATGCAACATCGGATGTATGTCCAGTGGTCCAATCGAATGAGAACGTGCCACAACCTGCAGAATCCATGGAGCCAGCGATTCAGAGGCCAAAGTCCTCGTTGAACCTGGCCAGCCTGAAAGCTGCGTTTTCAAGTCCTCACAGCTCCAGTTCTGGGAGCAAATTAAACACGTCAAAGGCAGCCGGCAGCCGCCCAGCACAGACAACTCTGCAGTCGTTTTTAAATTGTTCTGTAAAACCTTCTGCTTCCAGCCCAAGTGGGAAATCTCCTTTGAAACCTGCTAAAGATCTCGCTGAATGCTCCCCAGTGGGAAAATCGGCACTTGAAGGATTCAGATACAGACAGATATCGTGTGGGGACGCAGACCACGACCAAGACAGTGCTGTGTCCACTACAGCAGTCCCAGACAGTCGGTGTTCTGGCCTGGAGGTCAGTTCTCTGGAAGAATTGGAAGAAACAGCAAACAATTGTCCGACTGGTCCTGAAGCCCCAGTGTTACAAACTGAGCCGTGTGCTTTAGGAGAGGACATTGCTTTGAGCCCGGATGCCAAGAGGGCCAGGAAAGAGAATACAGAAGTCAAACCCAACACTTTCTCAAACTGTTCTGTGGGATCAGCTTCCACCGCAGTGGATGCTCCAGGCTGCGTACAGAGGAGGACGGTGCCTCTGCAGTTCTCTCTACAAGAGCTTGAAGGGAAGGTAAAGAGGATACAGGAGCGGCAGAGGCAGAACGTGGCTGAGGAGCTACGCTACAGACGCTTCCGGGCCAAGATCAACCCTGGAGAAAACCAAAGTGCAGAGGACGAGCTGAGCAAGGAGATCAGGTAGAATTCTTCTTCTTGACTATAACTATACTTCTACACTGTTTTTTACCCAACACTAAACCATCTGCACTTTCATATGGACAGTAAAGACATGTTCAAAGAGATGGAGATCATCGGTCAGTTTAACCTGGGCTTCATTATCACCAAGCTCAACTCGGACCTCTTCATGATTGACCAACACGCCACAGATGAGAAGTACAACTTTGagatgctgcagcagcacacGGTGCTCCAAGGACAGAAACTCATCGCGTAAGGATCTATTAGTGTTTGTAGTTTCCACTATTCTTCAAGAAGTATGATTTTATCTGGTCAGtgattgatttgtgttttgatgTTTGCAGCCCTCAGAAACTTCACCTCACTGCGGTCAGCGAGAACATACTCTTGGAGAACATTGAGATTTTCAGAAAGAACGGCTTTGAGTTTCTGGTTGAGGAGGACGGTATTAACGTTTTCTTCTGATATCACAGATTGAACCTTTTGATTTGGTCTCATACTTGACGTCCGACTTTTCATAATTACGTCCAAACGTGGTATTTCATTGTGACTGTAGCTCAGGTGATGGAGAGGGTGAAGCTGCTGTCTCTGCCCACCAGTAAGAACTGGACGTTTGGTCCAGCCGACATCGAAGAGCTGGTCTTCATGTTGAGCGACAGCCCCGGAGTCATGTGTCGGCCATCCAGAGTCCGACAGATGTTTGCCTCCAGATCGTGTCGCAAATCTGTGAGTTTATGCAGATAATAAACAGACAGTGTTTATGATTGGAATGTGTGCTTCTGATTTGGACGTGAGTTCTATAATATTGTTAGATGGAATGAAAAAGTCAACATGCACTTCTCAAGGAACcaaactggaaaacaaatggCTGTGTGGCAGATCAAATAAAGAGAAGATTCAATGGTTTCCTCGTACATaatggattgtttttttatgtgtgtgttcagatcaTGATCGGCACTGCTCTGAGTGTCAGCGAGATGAAGAAGCTGGTGGTTCACATGGGGGAAATCGAGCAT
The Pleuronectes platessa chromosome 21, fPlePla1.1, whole genome shotgun sequence DNA segment above includes these coding regions:
- the pms2 gene encoding mismatch repair endonuclease PMS2 isoform X2, encoding MSDICSEPAGAIKAIDKHSVHQICSGQVVLTLATAVKELVENSIDAGATNIDVKLKECGAEQVEVSDNGKGVEEANFEALTLKHHTSKLKDFSDLIHVETFGFRGEALSSLCALSDLSVVTCHESNQVGTKLVFDHKGHTVQRTPHPRQPGTTVSLQQLFYTLPVRHKEFQRNIKKEYTKMIHVLQSYCIISTGVRITCSNQNEKGKRSTVLSTSGSHSMRDNIGAIYGPKQLQSLLPFHQLSPTENIIEEYGLTDADIPKQLFTITGFVSRGDHGVGRSATDRQYFFINNRPCDPLKVTKVVNEVYHMYNRHQYPFVALNIAVASDCVDVNVTPDKRQILLQEEKLLLAILKTSLISMYEPGVNKISLNYMHMPRTNATSDVCPVVQSNENVPQPAESMEPAIQRPKSSLNLASLKAAFSSPHSSSSGSKLNTSKAAGSRPAQTTLQSFLNCSVKPSASSPSGKSPLKPAKDLAECSPVGKSALEGFRYRQISCGDADHDQDSAVSTTAVPDSRCSGLEVSSLEELEETANNCPTGPEAPVLQTEPCALGEDIALSPDAKRARKENTEVKPNTFSNCSVGSASTAVDAPGCVQRRTVPLQFSLQELEGKVKRIQERQRQNVAEELRYRRFRAKINPGENQSAEDELSKEISKDMFKEMEIIGQFNLGFIITKLNSDLFMIDQHATDEKYNFEMLQQHTVLQGQKLIAPQKLHLTAVSENILLENIEIFRKNGFEFLVEEDAQVMERVKLLSLPTSKNWTFGPADIEELVFMLSDSPGVMCRPSRVRQMFASRSCRKSIMIGTALSVSEMKKLVVHMGEIEHPWNCPHGRPTMRHLINLDIISQD
- the pms2 gene encoding mismatch repair endonuclease PMS2 isoform X1, whose amino-acid sequence is MSDICSSEPAGAIKAIDKHSVHQICSGQVVLTLATAVKELVENSIDAGATNIDVKLKECGAEQVEVSDNGKGVEEANFEALTLKHHTSKLKDFSDLIHVETFGFRGEALSSLCALSDLSVVTCHESNQVGTKLVFDHKGHTVQRTPHPRQPGTTVSLQQLFYTLPVRHKEFQRNIKKEYTKMIHVLQSYCIISTGVRITCSNQNEKGKRSTVLSTSGSHSMRDNIGAIYGPKQLQSLLPFHQLSPTENIIEEYGLTDADIPKQLFTITGFVSRGDHGVGRSATDRQYFFINNRPCDPLKVTKVVNEVYHMYNRHQYPFVALNIAVASDCVDVNVTPDKRQILLQEEKLLLAILKTSLISMYEPGVNKISLNYMHMPRTNATSDVCPVVQSNENVPQPAESMEPAIQRPKSSLNLASLKAAFSSPHSSSSGSKLNTSKAAGSRPAQTTLQSFLNCSVKPSASSPSGKSPLKPAKDLAECSPVGKSALEGFRYRQISCGDADHDQDSAVSTTAVPDSRCSGLEVSSLEELEETANNCPTGPEAPVLQTEPCALGEDIALSPDAKRARKENTEVKPNTFSNCSVGSASTAVDAPGCVQRRTVPLQFSLQELEGKVKRIQERQRQNVAEELRYRRFRAKINPGENQSAEDELSKEISKDMFKEMEIIGQFNLGFIITKLNSDLFMIDQHATDEKYNFEMLQQHTVLQGQKLIAPQKLHLTAVSENILLENIEIFRKNGFEFLVEEDAQVMERVKLLSLPTSKNWTFGPADIEELVFMLSDSPGVMCRPSRVRQMFASRSCRKSIMIGTALSVSEMKKLVVHMGEIEHPWNCPHGRPTMRHLINLDIISQD